DNA sequence from the Armatimonadota bacterium genome:
GCCCCACGATCTGCGCCGAGAACTGCTTGGGGAACCACGGCCGGGCCGGGGCGCTGTGCACACGTCCGGCTGGAGCCCAAACCAGCAGCCCGGCGGTGATGAGCACGCTCAGGAGCACCCACACCCTGCTCGCTCTGCACATAGGCCGGGACGGTGGAATCCCTCCTCAGTCCGTCACCGACTGTGTACCACCCGGAGTACCACGGGAGGAAGGACCTCCTCGAGTTGGTCCGAGGTCCCCGGAGGGGGAGGTTCCAGGCGGAAGCACAGACGGATTTCCGTCTGGTGCCGAGGTCTACGGACCCAATGATCGGGGGTGAGGAGGATGAAGGGGAGGGGGTCGGGCCGGGAGAGCCCGGGGCGGTTCCGGGCATGGCCGCAGCTCCCTCACCCTGCCACCAGGGTCAGGGCGACCAGCCAGGCCAGCGTCTCGGTCAAGCGGGTTCGGCCACTCAGATGCACCACGTCTCCCCCGGACGCAAGCGTACTGTACGCAATCGGCTCGGTTGCGGTTCCGTCAAGCCGAGTATACCGCGTAGCGCCTGGGTCCTGACCCCCAGATGTCCGGCACCATGGCGCTACCGGAATAGTGCAGCGCCGAGCAGGCTGAGGACGGCTCCCGAGGCGCCTTAGAGCACGGGGCTCCCGGTCACGGCCGTGCTTCTACGATCCGGAGGGACACGTGCATGGGCGCACCGAGAGGCCCGCTGCGGATCTGTTCCGCTGCGTCGAACCGGCTGTTGAGAGGGTTGGCGTCCTCGTACACGAAGAATACGCCCTCCAGCGTCGCGCCCGACACCCCGGGCCGCACCACAGAGAGGAAGACACAGGTGGAGGCTAAGGTGCCGCCGGGCCCTACTGCCAGCACCGGGCCGCCTGCGGGCTCCACGTCGTATTCCACAGCCCATCCGCCCGGATAGTCACTGGGCTGGGTTCGGGGCAGAGATCCCCGGAACGGGAGGGCGCACCGGGCATCCGGTGAGGAGGCCACGGAGAGATCCTGTCCCAAGTCCACAAGTCCGGTACCCCTCAGCGCCAGGGCCACCCGGAGGGTGCCGTAGGCGTTCGCGCGGTCGGTATTGACGGCTTCCACCACCACGCGCAGGGTGCTGCCGGTCTGGAGCTGGGAGGCCCAAAACGTCGCCAGGATAGGATCTACGGCCACCGGGAGGGACGGGGTTGGAGTCGGAGGCGGGGGTGTGACCACCGGCTGGCTGCAGGCGGAGAGGATCACTGCGAGCAGGGCGGACTTTGTAGCGACCCAGGTCCTCACGTTTTCTCTCCGGGCATCGGGACTTCTTGCTCCCCCATCACTTCGACGAAGACCGATCCATCTCCTGGTGTTCGGCTCAGGGACTCCTAAGCCAAGAGCCGATCAGAACCTGTGTTCATACCCGACGTAAGGGAGGCGTGACGTTCCAAGGGAGTCCGTTCTACCCGAATAGTGCAGCGCCGAGCAGACCGAGGACCGTGAGGAGGGCGGTGGTGAGGATTCCGGTGAGCCAGGCGAACCACCGGCTGAACTTCTGGTCCAGGGCGTCGATGCGGGAACTGAGTTCTTCCCGGAAGCGGTCCACTTTCTGGTCGAGGGCGTGGATATCCTGGCGGAGCTGTCCGTACCCTCCGGACAGCTCCTCCACCTTGCCCTCCAGGTAGGCCACGCGCTCCTCTAGGGTGGCCATGGAACGCTTCCCACCCAAGCGTACCGGATCCCCGCCTCCTCCGCCAGTCCGGCCATCTTGGACCGTCGGTCTCTCCGCCTTGGACGCGGTTCAGAAGGTGACCGGGCAGTCGCTCCGGAGGGTTTCCCTGAATTCCGCGAGGGTCCCACGGGGTTGCTTCAAGGTTCTCCCGCATACGGGTGGGGCCCGTATAATAGGCCGGGATGCCATTCACAGTGAAGGATCTGCAGGGTTTGCTGCGGCTGCTGGACAGGCAGCCGGAGTGGAAGGACGCTCTCCGGGCCAGTCTGCTGGGAGAGGAGTTCTTGGCGCTCCCGAAGTTGGTGCGCGGCCTGTTGCGTGCCCAGCAGGCCACGGAGCGCCAGGTCCGGACCCTGGTCGAGGCTCAGGAGCGGACCGAAGAAGCGCTGCGCCAGCTGGCGGAAGCGCAGGCGGGGACAGAGGGGGAGCTGCGCCGACTGGCGGAGGCGCAGGCGCGGCTGGCGGAGGCGCAGGCGCGGACCGAGGGGGAACTGCGCCGGCTGGCGGAGGCGCAGGCGCGGCTGGCGGAGGCGCAGCAACGGACGGAGGAGCAGGTTCGGGGGTTAGCGGAAGCACAGGCGAGGACGGAGGAGCAGGTTCGGGCCCTGGCGGAGGCACAGGGTCGGATGGAGGGGGAACTGCGCCGGCTGGCGGAGGCGCAGGCGAGGACGGAGGGGGAACTGCGCCGGCTGGCGGAGGCGCAGGCGCGGCTGGCGGAGGCGCAAGCGCGGACAGAGGGGGAGCTGCGCCGGCTGGCGGAAGCGCAGGCGCGGACCGAGGAGCGCATGGATCGTCTGGAGCAGACTGTAGCCCGCCTCGCAGAGGCCCAACTCCGGACCGAGGAACGCCTGGCCAGACTCGAGGAGCGCACGGATCGCCTGGAAGAAACTGTAGCCCGCCTCGCAGAGGCCCAACTCCGGACCGAGGAGCGCCTGGCCAGACTCGAGGAGCGCACGGATCGCCTGGAAGAAACTGTGGCCCGCCTCGCAGAGGCCCAACTCCGGACCGAGGAGCAGATCCGGGAACTCGTGGAGGCCCAGCGGGTCACAAACCTCCGCCTGGGCCGCCTCGAGGACGTCTTGGGTCTCACCATCGAGGAGCACGCGGAGGACATCCTGCGGCTGGTGCTCCGGGAAAAGGGGTTGGAGATCCTGGAGGAGCCGAGGTCTGTGCCCGTGGACACAGAGGGGCAGGTGGACCTGGTGGCGGTGTGCCGGGACCCTCAAGGGCGGCGGGTGGCGGTGGTGGTGGAATCCAAGGCCCGGCTTTCGGTCTCCGCGGTGCGGCGGTGGGCGAGTCGGATCGGATCCGCGGAGTTTCGGCGCCGACTGGAGGAAGCAGGGCTGCCCGGACCTTACCTCGCATATGTGTTCGGGATCCGGATGGACCGGGCCGTAGAGGAGGCGATCCGGGAAGCGGGACTCGGGCTATTGGGAAGCCGGGGAGAGGTGATAGCGCCATCGGGATTGCTGGAGTGACCCAGGGAGACCCGTCCTGTGAGTTCTGGGGAGGGTCGCAGGGGAAGTTCTCTCTCCGGAGTTCACCGATCCCCAGACGATACTAGACCCCCGGTCAAGAACACGCGGCCATCCCCCAGCCTGTATGTGAGTGACAACCATCCCAGCTCCATGCGACCTCCGACGTGGAGCTCCAAGATCGCGGGGGTGGCCCAGGTGTCCGCGGACAGGCCAGCCCACCAGGTGCCGCGCTGACCTACGGGACCGAGGAGGTAGCCGCTCCAGACCCGCGTGGGCGAGACCGAGTCGAACCGGAGAGGGCTAAGGCCGAAGGCGTCCACATGCTGGTAGCCGAGCTGGAAGCCCAGATCCCGGGTGAGGGGGAGGTGCAGGTGGACGGTCCACTGCAGGGAGGTCTGAGTCTGGCTCCGATCGTACCGGTAGTGGGCGGCGTCCAGGGTGAGCCATGTGGTCCCGGAACGCACCGGCATGGTCCGGCTAGAGAGACGGAGCCGAGCTCCCACCCGGCCTCCCTCTCCCGCGGCGTGGGTTGAAAACCGGCCGAACGTGACCTCCAGGGCACCGCGCAGGAGACTGGGAGGGTTCAGTGTCCAGCGGACTGTGACTTCGGGGAGCCGGTCTACCTCCCAATCCCCGATCCGCTCCCGCAGCCCCACGTTCAGGCTCACCGTGGTGTCCCCGAGAGGCCAGACGTACTGGAGCGCCGCGTAGGGCCGGAGGTCCATGCGGGACTCCGTGTACCGCACCCCGAATCTCAGCACCCCCCCGTCTGCAATCCCACAGGTGGCGGCGAGTTCCGCGTAGGTCCCCAGTACGCCCGTGCGCCCTACTGCGGGACTCAAACGCAGGTGCTGACAGCCCGGCTCAGAAGTCCGGGCGCCGGATCCCCGAGGAGCGGTCAGGATCGCTAGACAGACTAGGAACACGGCCGCCGATCCCTTCCAGGAGAAGAACCTGCGACCCAAGGGCATCTCCCCGTTGCCCTCCGAACAGGCCAGGTGTCCTTCCCCCGTGAGCATCTTGAGGACCAGGGTAAGGAACCATAAGCCCCCTGCCAAGCTGAACCGGTCCCCTACGGCCGTGGGCGCAAGGAGGCTAAAGGCTACCCGTAGTATCTTGGATGGTACAGGAGTTGCTCCGGGGGCTTTCCCGATGCAGCCCAGGCTTCGCAAGAGGAGGTGAGGGAGGTGCGGAACGCGCTTCTGACCCTGAGCGGTGCTGTAGTGCTCGTTCTGGCCGCGTGGCCTCACTCTGTGCCCGCCCAGGATGGTCGCCCGGTCGTGATGGTGGTGGACTTCGCGGTGGCAGTCGGGTGGTCTGCGGCCTCCGAGGTGGTGACCGAGCGGATCGTCGCGCGCCTCCGGGAGGAGGGCACGGTGAGGGTCCTGTCGCGTTCTGAGACTCGTTCGGCCCTGCAGGCGGCCCGTCTGGATCTCCGAGGGATTCTGGACGTGGCCGATGTGAGCCGGGCAGCTCTGCGGGCAGGCGCGGACTACGTGGTGATGGGCGAAGTGGAACAGCTGGACCAGAACCACACAGGCGGGTGTTTCCCCATCGTGGGCTGCATGTACACCATCACGGCCAATGTACGGCTCCGAGGGGTGGTGGTGGACGCGGAGACCGCGATGGTGGTGGCCCGTCCGGACGGTCAGGCCCGAGGCCAGCAGACCTCCGCATCGGTGTGGGTCGGACCCTGGTGGACGCATGTCTCGGTCCACAACTTCGACGGGCAGTTGATCGGGAAGGTTACCCTGGAAGCCGTGGGCCAGTTCGTGTCCCGGGCTCGTCCGGCTCTCCGGCCGAAGCCGGGCCGGTCCCGGGAAGCGCAACCCCTTCCGTCGACCCCAGCTTCGGGGGGATTGGAGCGCCCCGGCCTGAGCTTTCACCGGGGCAGCCGCGTGATCCTCGGCGAGACCTTCTCCGGCTGCACGGTGCGTCCCCCGGGCTGGCGCGTGTCCGGGGGGAGTGTAGAGTGTGTCCGGCTCGAGGGGAGGACGTGGCTCGCAGGAGTGCGGGGGGAAACCTGGGTAGAACGGGACGTGCCTGACCTCGAGCCTAGCCGAGACTTCGCCTTGGAGTTCGCGGTCCGGCTAGAGGGCCAGGGCGTCGCACCACGGCTGCGGGTGTACCTCGGACGCCGTGAGTCCCCGTTTGTGTTTGAGCTGGACTGGCGGAACAACTGGCGCGGTTTCTGGGCTGGCAAACCGCTGCCGGACGTGGTCGGAGAACTGCGGGGCCGGACTCGCCAGGTGGCCATCGCGAGGCGGGACGACATGATCCACGTGTTCGTCGACGGGCAGCGGGCTCTTTCGGACCCTGTGGATCCCGTGACGCTCGGCCGCCAATCCCGCCAGATTACGGTGTACATGGGCGATGTAGACATCGAGCGGAGGCTCTATGTGCTCCTGACAGAGGTGGTCGTCAGCCAGTACGACTGAGGGGCCGGAACGCCTCAATAGACCTCTGGAGGGGAGCGCCCGTCCTGGGGGAGAGGTGGATGGTTTCTCCTCCTTGGGAGCGGACGCTGTGGAAATTCGTCGGACGCGGGAAAATGGAGCGGTGCAGCGTCGGAGCATCCTCTGGACCCTGGCAATTCTGATCGCCTCCTCTGCGTGCGGGGGAGGAGCCTCCTCTCCGGACCTCGTGGGAGGCCTGTCCGGCTACGTCTTCGCGGGAATCGGAGGGGACGGGAACTTCTCGGGAGAGCCCCTTCCCGGAATCCCGGTGCGCTATGAATCCGGAGGCGAGGTCGTTACGGTCACCACGGATCAGAACGGCCTTTTCCGCACGGGCCGGACCCCCACGGGCTCCTTCACCCTCCACGTGCTCCCTCCCCCGGGCGTAGCGGCCGCCCGATCCCTGTACGGCGTCTCCGCGACGGAGACGGGTTTGATGCTGCGGTTCTATCTGCCCTTGCGCAGGCCTGTGGGAAGTTCTCCCCGCGGGACCGGGAACCGCCCCCTTTCCGCTGTGACCGGCACCCTGTTGGACCCCGAGGGCTCATCGCAGTCCGGGTCTGTGCCGCCTGGTAAAACCCCGGGGGAGCCGGGAACCGTGGGGTTCGTCTGGTGGGGGGCTTACCGGTTTCAGTCCGCCACCTGCCCCCGCTGCTACTCCACGGTGGCGGGACCGGACGGGAGGTTCGAGATCCAAGCCTTCCTGGGCGGGCAGATGCTCGGGCGTACCTTCCCCTTCTTCGCGGGCAACTACGACGGCGTGAGCGCTGACGGACTCATCGCATACTACACCGCCTACGCCTTCCTGCCCGCGGTGGACGCCCTGAGCTCTCGGCCCACGGACCTGGGCCGGGTGCTGCTGGTCCCCTCCACGGGGGCTCTCCCGGTCCACTACGACGACACCACCCTGAGCCTTGCGGCCAGCTACGGGCCGGGTGGCGTGATCTACACCTTCGTGCAGTTGTACACCGGCCCCGCGGGTGACCTCCTGGAACTCGCGGAGGCCGCAAACGGCCCCCTCCCGGTTGGTACAGCCCTGCCCGTCCAGTCCATCCCGGTGCCGCAGATCCAGGAGGCGGAGTCCCGGTACTTCGTGGCCACGAGTTTCGTGCTGGACGGCCGGGCCCAAACCCAACCGGAGGTGGCGGCCACCCAGGTGTTCCGGATTCCGGGGCAGCCCCTGCGGGTAGGCCATCTCCGGCCACCCCGGATCCTCCGGGTCGAGGACCGAGGCCGCCCCTCGTTCTTCTGGACGCCGAGCCTCGGCGCCACGGTACACGCGGCGGTAGTCCTCGATGCCTCCTCCTCGGAGGTGTGGACGGGGATCCTGGGCGGGGAGGGGAGCGCCGCCGCCCTCCCCCTGGACCTCCCACCGGGGTCGTACCGGGTGTTTGTGTTCGCAAGCGATGCGGCCCGACCTGCGGATCTCGCCGCGGCCGGCCGGAGGCCTCCTCTTCTGGAAGCCCTCCGGGGTCTGGGTTCTCTCAAGATCCCGGGGAGGGACGTACGGGCCCTCGGGGATGCCCTCCGCACCCTGCGCACCGCGTGGGTGACCCGCGACCCTGGGCAGCTGCTCCTCAAGGGTGCCGCGCCTGCTTCCCGGGCGGTGCGGGAGGCGGTAAGTGCACCGGGGGGGTTCTGGGTGCCGTGAGGAAATCGCTCATCCGCTTGGGAATCGTGGGAGCCGTGCTCCTGCTGGTCGCGTGCGGATCCGGACCGATCCCGCGGCCCTCCAGCCCTATCTCGGAGATCGTTCCTGGAGAGATCCTCGTCAGGTACCACTTCGGTTCCGGGTTGGCAGGCCAGGCCGTGGTGCGGGGTGCGTCCGTGGTGCGAACCGCCCGGTTTCGCCTCCCAATTGGCACCTACCACCTCGCCTTGGTCCGGGTACCGGTGGGGGAAGAGGCCGCGTACATCGAACGGTTCCGGCAGCGACCAGAGGTGGCGTACGCGGAGTACAACTACCGGGTGCGCCGGGTGGAGAGCCAGACCCTCCTGCCTGGGGATCTGCGGGTGCACCAAAGCGGTGAACTAGATTGGGCCGGCCTCGCGGACCCCAAACTGCGGGAGTGCGATCCGGCCTTCGAGGTGCGGCGGCTCAACGGTGAAGTCTCCCGGTGTACGGATGCGGAGCGGAACGCTTCCTGGCAGTGGAACCTCTGGCGGATCCGGGCTCCTCAGGCCTGGCGGATCTCAGACGGGGAGGGCGTGGTGGTGGCGGTGGTGGACGAGGGGGTAGATCTCTCGCACCCGGAGTTCGCGGGCCGGCTCGTGCTCCCCCGGGAGGGATGCCCTACGGACACCGTGGACGGGGACTTCGATCCAGGGGATTCCGGGGGGCACGGGACCCACGTGGCGGGGATTGTGGCCGCGGGTGCAGACGGGCTTGGGATCGTGGGCGTGGCCCCTCGGGCGAGGGTCCTGCCGATCCGCGCGCTGGGGCCCTTGGGAGGCACCACCTTCACCGTGGTGAGCGGGATCCTGTGCGCGGCGGAGCACGGGGCCGCGGTGCTGAACGGCTCGTGGGGCGGGGTGGCGTACTCCGCGCTGGAGCTGGATGCCCTGCGGGCGGTGGTGGCCTCCGGGGTGTTCGTGGTGTTCGCCGCGGGCAACCTCTACGACGCCGGCAACCCCAGGGTGTACCCCGCGGCCTTCGCGGAGGTCGTCCCGGGCGTCGTCGCGGTGGGAGCCACCACCCCTACCGACCGCATCGCCTCCTTCTCCTCCTCGGGCCGGTGGGTCACCCTGGCGGCCCCGGGCACCACCGTCTACTCCACCCTCCCCACGGCTCAGGGGTCCTACGGGTTCCTGCAGGGGACCAGCATGGCCGCGCCGCACGTGGCGGGGCTGTCGGCCCTTATGCTTTCCCGGAACCCGGGACTCTCCCCCGCCCGCGTGCAGTCCCTGCTGCAGGCCACCGCGTTTGCCCCTTGCCCGGAATATCCGAGACCCGACTGGGACCGCCCGGGCTCGTGTGGCAGCTTCACGATGGGGCCCGGGGCGTACGGATATGGCATCGTGGACGCCTGGGCCGCCCTCTCCGCGACCGGGAGGTGACTTTCCACGAAACCGCCGGGCGGATGTCCAGGACGATGGGCTCGGAGGGGCTTGGGGAGTCTGGGAGCATGCGTGAGAGGGAGGTGCGGCATGGGGCGCGCATGGCCGAGTCCTCGAGAGGTCCTGAGGCGGGTGAGCGTGGTCCTGGCCTTGGTGCTCGTGGCCACCCCGGCCTCAGCCCAGCCGAGCATCCCGGAGTCCCAGGAGCTGGCCATCGGACGGACGGTGGCAGCCCAGCTCATCGCGGAGTACGGGCTGGTGGGCGATGCAGAGTGGCTGGGGTTCCTGAGCGGGTTGCGGGATCGTCTGCTGCCCTTCTCGGGGCGCCCCGGGATCCCCTATCAGGTAGGCATCCTCAACCATACGGTTCCCAATGCCGCGAGCACCCCGGGGTGGCTCTTCGTCACCGCGGGATTGGTGCACCTGCGTCCGGAGGTGGACGCCTGGGCGTTCGTTCTCGCGCACGAGATCGCCCACATCGCCCGCCGCCACGTGGCCCAGCACGTGGCTCGGGCCCAGGCGGGCCAGCTCGCCAGCATCCTCGTGGCCATCCTCACGGGAAGCCGTGCGGCGGGGGACGTGGTGGGGCTCCTGGTGCAGCTCTCCACCCTGGGGTTTTCCCGGGAGCTGGAGCTGGAGGCGGACCGGGAGGCCCTGCGGATGCTGGTGGAGGCGGGATTCGATCCGCAGGCGGCGTCCCGTACCCTCTCGTGGTTCAACGAGGTGACGGGCCGCCGACAGGAGCGCACCCACTGGACGGGCACCCACCCTGGGTTCCTGGACCGGGTGGCGGCGGTGCAGCGGGCCTACGAGGAGTTCGGGGCGCGGGGGTTGCCCCTGCGGGTCCGGCACTTCCGGATCCGGTACGAAGTGGGGCCCGTGGTGCTGGTGCCGGAGCGGCTGGTGGAGCTCCGGGACGCCTGGAACCTCCACCTCCTCGTGGAGAACCGGGGGGAGCGGCCGGCCGGAGTCCAGAGCATGAACGCGGTGTTGGTGGGACCGGATGGGGAGGTCCGCGTCCGCTTCCTGCGCTCTACGCTCCCGGAAGAGGTCCCCGCGCAGGGTCGGGTCCAGGGCGTGCTGGCCTTCGAGAAGAAGTCCAGCCGGTGGCCGGAGGCCCTGGTGGTGCCCGTGCGCGTCGGGGAGGAGCGGGGGGAGGCGCGGGTGGATCTCACCTCCGGCGGTCCCTACACGCCGCCCTCCGCTCCGCCGTCCCTCCCGCGGCCCCCGTCCCTGCCGTAGGGTCGAGGGAACGAGACCGGGATTCCGGGCGGGCCGCAGGAGATAAGACTCCTGCAGCCCGCCCCACCGCTTCAGTCCCCTGCCTCCCGCATGAACCGCTGGAGGGCCTCCACAAGGGCCTGGAGGTGCTTCACCACATCCTTGGTGCTCGGGTACTCCCCCAGGTTCTGCAGCTCCTTCTGGATCCGCAGGAGCTCCCGGTAGCAATTGGCCGCGGCGTCCCTCACAACCGTCCGCGTGGCCATACCATCACCTCCTTTTACCTGAGTTTCGGCTATGAAGGCCGCCCCTTCCATGATGCGCGGTCCCCGCAACCCCTGCACTCGGTACACTAGGGAACTGTGAGCCCGAGCCGGAGTGCTTCCCCTCGTAGGCCGCGGATCGTGCTGGCCTCCACCTCGCCCCAGCGCCGGTCCATCCTCCGGCAGCTGGGCATCCCCTTCGTGGTGATCCCTCCTCGATACGAGGAAAGGGACTGCGGCCCGGATCCTGTGGCCATGGTGCGGGAACAGGCCCGGGGGAAGGCCCGATCGGTGTTCCCGCAGGCCCGGGGACGTCCGGTGCTGGGCGTGGACACCACGGTGGTGCTGGAGGGCCGTGTCTTCGGTAAACCCGCCACGCCGGAGGAGGCGGGGCGGATGCTGCGGGCACTCGCGGGCCGCACGCACCTGGTGATCTCCGGCCTGTACCTGGGGACTCCGGAGTGGGAGGAGCTGCACCACGAGGTCACCTATGTCACCTTTCGGCCCCTGGGGCCGCGGGAAATCGAGGCGTACGTGGCCACGGGGGAGTGGGAAGGGCGAGCAGGGGGATACGCCATCCAGGGCCGGGGAGCGGCCCTGGTGGAGCGCATCGAGGGGGACTACTGGAACGTGGTGGGGCTCCCAGCGTCGCTGCTGGTGCGGGTGCTCTGCCGCAGGTTTCCCGGAACATACGGGTTCGGGGAGCCCGGAGAGGTGTGGTAGAATCGGGCGGCTGTGGAGAGGCGGATCGGGTTTGTGCAACGGTTACAGGAAAGCCTCCGGCGGACCCGGCAGGCCCTCGCGGAGCACCTGGAGGTCCTGTTCGCCAAACCCCCGGACGAACGCTTCTTCGAGGATCTCGAGGAGGCCCTCCTCCGCGCGGACGTGGGACCGGATACGGCGGAGGAGATCACCCGGGAGATGCGGCGACAGGCTCTCTCAGGTCTCCACCGACCCGAGGACCTGCGTCGGGCCCTCCGGGCCATCCTCCTGGATCGGTTGGGAGAACCGGAGCCCTTGCGGGTAGACCCGCCGCCCGCGGTGGTACTGGTCCTAGGGGTGAACGGTTCCGGAAAGACCACCACCGTAGGCAAACTGGCCTACCACCTGACCCGGGAGGGCCGACGGGTGCTGGTGGCCGCCGCGGACACCTTCCGGGCCGCGGCCGTAGACCAGCTGGAAGCCTGGGCCCGGCGTGCGGGGGTTCCCGTGGTGCGGCACCGGGAGGGATCGGATCCCGGTGCGGTGGTCTTCGACGCCCTGCAGGCCCTGCGGGCCCGGAGCTACGATGTGCTGCTGGTGGATACCGCGGGGAGGTTGCACACCAAGAGCAACCTCATGGAGGAGCTGCGGAAAATCCGGAGGGTGGTGGATCGGCAACTGCCCGGAGGGACCGTGGAGGCTTTGCTCGTCCTGGACGCCACCACGGGCCAGAATGCCCTCGCGCAGGCGCACCTCTTCCGGGAGGCGGCGGGCGCCAGCGGCATCGTGCTCGCCAAGCTGGACAGCTCCGCCAAGGGGGGAGTGGTGCTGGCCATCCGGCGGGAGCTCGGCATCCCCGTGAAGCTGGTGGGTACGGGCGAGCGGATGGAGGACCTGAGCCCCTTCGACCCCGAGGCCTTCGTGGAAGCCCTCCTCCCGGAGGCTTGAGCCTCCGAAGGATCTGTGCTACCCTACTGTAAAGGAGTTTTCCTTTACAGGTGGGCGGTGAGGAAGGGAAATGGAACGGGTGCTGGCGGATCGGTTCACGGTGATCCGCCTCTTCGATCTGTACGCACGGCTGCTCACGCCGCGCCAGCAGCAGCTGGTTCGCATGTACTTCCACGAGGACATGTCCCTGGCGGAGATCGCGGAGCACTTCGGGGTCACCCGACAGGCCATCCACGACAGCCTGCGGCGGTCGCTGGCGGACCTGTACCGGTACGAGGATGTGTTGGGGCTCGCGAGCCAGGCGCGGAGCGCGGAGCGCCGGAAGGTGCAGGCCCTGCGGCAGCTGGACCGGCTGGAGGAGGAGGTGCGGGCCCTCGGAGCGAGCACCCGGGTGGAGCGCCTGCTCGCGTGCATCCAGCGGGTGCGGGACCTTCTGTGAGGGAGCACTACTTCGTCCCTACCCCCATGGTCCGATCCCGGCCCCGGGAGGTGCGTCTGTGGTTCGGGAGCCGGCTTTTCGTGTTCGAGACGGACCGGGGCGTGTTCAGTCACGGCTCTGTGGATCGGGGAACCCGGCTGCTGCTGGAGGCCCTGGAGGTGCGGCCGGAGGACGAGATCCTGGATGTGGGATGTGGCTACGGGGTGATCGGCCTCGTGGCTGCGGCCCAGGCGCCCCGGGGGCACGCGGTCCTGGTGGACGTCAACGAACGGGCGGTGGCGCTCGCCCGCCGTAACGCCCTGCGGAACGGCATCCACAACGTGGAGGTCCTGCAGGGCGATCTCTACAAACCCGTGGGAAGCCGCACGTTCGACCTGATCGCCACGAACCCACCCATCCGGGCGGGCCGCGCGGTGGTCCGAGCCCTCATCGAGGGCGCTCGGAAGCACCTCAAGCCGGGGGGACGGTTTTACCTCGTGGCCCGCACCGCCCAGGGCGCCCGCACCCTGGGCCGTCTCATCGGAGAGGTGTTCGGGGGGGTGGTGGAGGTGGAGCGGGGCGGCGGATACCGGGTGTACCGGGCCGTGAGGGAGGACGGCCGTGTTTGAGAACCTGCGGGATCGACTGCAGGAGGCCTTTCGCCGGGTTTCCGGCCGCGGAGTTCTGCGGGCGGAGGACGTGGACGCCGCGCTCCGGGAGGTGCGGCGGGCCCTGCTGGAGGCGGATGTGCACGTCCAGGTGGTCCGGGATTTCGTGACCCGCGCCCGGGACAAGGCCGTGGGCCGAGAGGTGTGGAGGGACCTGAACCCGGCCCAGCAGGTGATCCAGATCGTGTACGAGGAGCTGGTGCAGCTGCTGGGCGGGGAGCACCGGGAGCTCCGCCCGGCCCCCCGTCCCCCCACCGTGGTCCTCCTCTGCGGCCTCCAGGGTAGCGGCAAGACCACACAGGTGGCCAAGCTGGGGAATTACCTCCGCAGAAAGGGGCGCCGTCCCTTGCTCGTGGCCGCGGACCTGCAGCGGCCCGCTGCCGTGAAGCAGTTGGAGGTGGTGGGCGGGTCCGCGGGAGTTCCCGTGTTCACCCTGCAGACCCAGGACCCCGTGGAGGTCGTCCGAAGGGCCGTGGAGCATGCCCGCCGGGAGGGACACGACTGGGTGCTGGTGGACACCGCGGGTCGGCTGCACGTGGACGAGGCGATGATGCAGGAGCTGCGCCGGGTGCGGGAGGCGGCGAGCCCGCACCACACCCTCCTGGTGGTGGATGCCATGACGGGGCAGGAGGCCCTGGCCGTGGCCCAGCAGTTCAACGCGCGGATCGGGATTGACGGGATCATCCTCACGAA
Encoded proteins:
- the ffh gene encoding signal recognition particle protein, with translation MFENLRDRLQEAFRRVSGRGVLRAEDVDAALREVRRALLEADVHVQVVRDFVTRARDKAVGREVWRDLNPAQQVIQIVYEELVQLLGGEHRELRPAPRPPTVVLLCGLQGSGKTTQVAKLGNYLRRKGRRPLLVAADLQRPAAVKQLEVVGGSAGVPVFTLQTQDPVEVVRRAVEHARREGHDWVLVDTAGRLHVDEAMMQELRRVREAASPHHTLLVVDAMTGQEALAVAQQFNARIGIDGIILTKLDGDARGGAALSVVSVTGKPILFVGTGEKVEALEPFYPDRMASRILGMGDVLTLIERAQEAISAERAADLQRKLRRAEFTLEDFRQQLQEVRKMGPLRNLLEMIPGFAQMRGLREELEEREMVRFEAILNSMTPQERRDPSILNSSRKRRIARGSGTTVQDVNRLLRQFEETRRMIRQLESAGRRMGKWKWPF